The proteins below come from a single Argentina anserina chromosome 1, drPotAnse1.1, whole genome shotgun sequence genomic window:
- the LOC126797417 gene encoding uncharacterized protein LOC126797417, which produces MKKGSGASLDLGTLPGQKGWNSERVRTLSNNVGGRTLGSKWEDAERWICSPNLGLGDERSKDLNSHGQKRRPKSKSGPIVPPGALYYSHNSPTNTGFEGGSLRNFVTAGSPFSTGVLAADSVCLSYGGMGRSASLLGMQEFQNEKFDDSSSEEQMVARAVSQRDMGTQISQNTKGCLQSSPTRRRSSFAPSSPTLVPIVEQQREHFARLEVREVQVDNRVMVVEGTKGGVSESTKKSPPDVNDFGTIAFQDQTPSSTIAEAAMNTSRLQREEAKINAWENLQRAKAEAALRKLEMKLEKKKSSTMDKIMKKLSRAQVKANKMRSSMAVTDGHQVPETPRKARSFSKRIRMGSLQKFFTCNAF; this is translated from the exons ATGAAGAAAGGCTCTGGTGCTTCCCTGGATTTGGGGACACTTCCAGGGCAGAAGGGTTGGAACTCGGAACGAGTGAGGACGTTGAGTAATAATGTTGGAGGGAGGACTTTGGGGTCTAAATGGGAAGATGCAGAGAGGTGGATTTGCAGCCCGAATCTGGGACTTGGTGATGAAAGAAGCAAGGATTTGAATTCTCATGGCCAGAAGAGGAGGCCCAAGTCCAAGAGTGGTCCGATTGTGCCGCCCGGAGCTTTGTACTACTCGCATAACTCACCTACGAATACAGGATTTGAAGGTGGAAGCCTAAGGAACTTTGTTACTGCAGGTTCTCCATTCTCAACTGGAGTTTTGGCAGCTGATAGTGTGTGTCTTAGCTATGGAGGAATGGGAAGATCAGCGAGCCTGCTTGGAATGCAAGAATTTCAGA ATGAGAAGTTTGATGATAGCAGTAGTGAGGAGCAAATGGTTGCTCGTGCTGTTTCACAAAGAGATATGGGAACCCAAATAAGCCAAAACACCAAGGGTTGCCTACAGTCATCACCAACAAGGAGAAGGTCATCGTTTGCACCATCTTCTCCCACTCTGGTTCCTATAGTGGAGCAGCAACGTGAACATTTTGCTAGATTAGAGGTCAGAGAAGTGCAGGTAGACAATCGCGTTATGGTTGTTGAAGGGACTAAAGGAGGTGTCTCCGAAAGCACCAAGAAAAGTCCCCCGGATGTCAATGATTTTGGCACCATTGCATTTCAGGACCAAACTCCGTCTTCTACAATTGCAGAGGCAGCTATGAATACTTCAAG GTTGCAAAGAGAGGAGGCCAAGATCAATGCGTGGGAGAACTTGCAGAGAGCAAAAGCTGAAGCAGCACTGCGAAAACTAGAG ATGAAACTGGAAAAGAAGAAATCGTCAACGATGGATAAGATCATGAAGAAGCTGAGCAGGGCACAAGTTAAAGCCAACAAGATGAGAAGCTCAATGGCAGTTACAGATGGCCATCAAGTCCCTGAAACTCCTCGCAAGGCTCGTTCCTTTAGCAAGCGTATCCGAATGGGTTCGCTGCAGAAGTTCTTCACCTGCAATGCCTTTTAA
- the LOC126785544 gene encoding uncharacterized protein LOC126785544, protein MDRKLVVLGIPWDIDTEGLREYMCKYGELEDCIVMKERSSGRSRGFGYVTFASAEDAKSVASSEHFLGNRMLEVKVATPKEEMRTPARKVTRIFVARIPQSVTEANFRSHFGKYGEITDLYMPKDQGSKMHRGIGFITFENADSVENLMADTHELGGSNVVVDRATPKEDDFKPVGRMPPQQGGGYGAYNAYISAATRYAALGAPTLYDHPPHPGPVYGRGESARGLSKKIFVGRLPQEANADDLRQYFGRFGRILDVYVPKDPKRTGHRGFGFVTFGEDGVADRVSRRSHEICGQQVAIDTATPLDEAGTSGNFTVNNVEPYGGYGGPMRPYGRMYGSLDFDDWGYRMGGGGGGGRPSRADWRYRPY, encoded by the exons ATGGACCGGAAGCTCGTG GTTTTGGGCATTCCATGGGACATTGATACAGAAGGGTTGAGAGAGTATATGTGCAAATATGGGGAATTGGAGGACTGTATTGTGATGAAG GAGCGGTCAAGTGGCCGGTCTCGTGGATTTGGATATGTAACGTTTGCGTCAGCTGAAGATGCCAAG AGTGTGGCATCAAGTGAACATTTTCTTGGTAATAGAATGCTGGAAGTTAAAGTGGCTACCCCAAAG GAAGAGATGAGAACACCTGCAAGAAAAGTTACCAGGATATTTGTTGCAAGGATCCCACAATCTGTTACAGAAGCAAACTTTCGGAG TCATTTTGGGAAATATGGAGAGATAACAGATCTATACATGCCAAAG GATCAAGGCTCAAAAATGCATCGAGGAATTGGGTTTATAACCTTTGAAAATGCAG ACTCTGTGGAAAATTTGATGGCTGATACTCATGAGTTGGGAGGTTCCAATGTAGTTGTTGATCGAGCAACACCCAAG GAGGATGACTTCAAACCAGTGGGCAGAATGCCTCCACAGCAGGGTGGAGGATATGGTGCATATAATGCATATATCTCAGCAGCTACTAGATATGCAGCCCTTGGTGCTCCGACCTTGTATGATCATCCACCTCATCCAGGGCCTGTATATGGAA GAGGGGAGTCTGCTCGAGGGTTGAGCAAAAAGATTTTTGTTGGCAGGCTTCCTCAGGAGGCAAATGCTGACGATCTCCGCCAGTATTTTGGTAGATTTGGCCGTATATTGGATGTCTATGTTCCCAAA GATCCCAAAAGAACTGGCCATAGAGGATTTGGTTTTGTAACCTTTGGGGAAGATGGTGTAGCAGATCGTGTATCACGAAGATCTCATGAGATCTGTGGTCAGCAG GTTGCAATAGACACTGCCACACCTCTTGATGAAGCTGGTACAAGTGGAAACTTTACGGTGAACAATGTAGAACCCTATGGTGGATATGGTGGACCTATGCGCCCCTATGGCAGGATGTATGGCAGTCTTGATTTTGATGAT TGGGGTTATAGGATGGGCggtggcggtggtggtggGAGACCATCAAGAGCAGATTGGAGGTACAGGCCATACTAG
- the LOC126801039 gene encoding LOW QUALITY PROTEIN: triacylglycerol lipase OBL1 (The sequence of the model RefSeq protein was modified relative to this genomic sequence to represent the inferred CDS: deleted 2 bases in 1 codon; substituted 1 base at 1 genomic stop codon) produces the protein IILPDNTSGTFLSFIGHLDKRVKLDSRIKPADCKYNAALSMMTSKLSYENHACIKTIVQDVWRADVCNVXSSCVCIYIYRDRSSAGHDTIVVAFRGTEPFDADAWCSDFDISWYELEGVVNGKIHGGFMNALELQKNVGWPKNIKQDDKHPLAYYAIRDMLKKLLSENDEAKYILTGHSLGGALAILFPTILALHEENELLEKLEGVYTFGQPRVGDDEFGQYLKNEVLEKHNVRYFRFVYSYDMVPRLPLDDKALMFKHFGTCFYYIRNYEAQILPEEPNKNYVLLPVDANTYDVNAFYELTRSFTLPNKHGPDYVEGYFFILFRLSGLLMPGAIAHCPQYYVNLTRLGPSEEFNSPNSAQATVKPCKRKSFLPTIVSRIRLIIVICSLFIIWVISVLFKL, from the exons ATTATTCTACCAGATAACACCTCAGGAACATTTTTGTCGTTTATTGGGCATTTGGATAAGCGAGTCAAGCTAGATAGTAGAATCAAACCTGCAGATTGCAAATACAATGCAGCACTCAGTATGATGACCTCTAAATTATCTTACGAGAACCATGCCTGCATCAAAACGATAGTCCA AGACGTCTGGCGTGCGGACGTCTGCAACGTATAATCTtcgtgtgtgtgtatatatatatatcgggACAGATCAAGTGCTGGCCATGACACCATTGTTGTTGCCTTTAGAGGAACCGAACCCTTTGATGCAGATGCGTGGTGCTCTGACTTCGATATTTCCTGGTACGAGCTTGAAGGTGTCGTTAATGGAAAGATCCATGGTGGCTTCATGAATGCTCTAGAGTTACAGAAGAATGTCGGTTGGCCAAAGAACATAAAGCAAGATGATAAGCACCCCTTAGCTTACTATGCTATTAGGGACATGCTGAAAAAGCTTCTAAGTGAAAATGATGAGGCGAAA TATATCTTAACGGGTCACAGTTTAGGTGGAGCGTTAGCGATTCTTTTCCCAACAATTTTGGCATTGCACGAGGAAAACGAGTTGTTGGAGAAATTGGAAGGAGTGTATACATTTGGGCAGCCTAGGGTTGGAGACGATGAATTTGGGCAATACTTGAAAAATGAAGTATTGGAAAAGCACAATGTTAGGTACTTTAGGTTTGTTTATAGTTATGATATGGTGCCTAGATTACCATTGGATGACAAAGCCCTCATGTTCAAGCACTTTGGGACCTGTTTCTACTATATCAGAAACTATGAAGCACAG ATTCTCCCAGAAGAACCAAACAAGAACTACGTACTTCTCCCTGTGGATGCAAATACCTATGATGTGAATGCGTTCTATGAGCTAACAAGAAGCTTCACACTTCCAAATAAGCATGGACCTGACTACGTTGAAGGGTACTTCTTCATATTATTTAGGTTAAGTGGTTTGCTAATGCCTGGGGCAATAGCGCATTGTCCCCAATACTATGTCAACTTAACCAGATTGGGACCCTCAGAGGAGTTCAACTCACCTAATTCAGCCCAAGCAACTGTAAAACCATGCAAAAGGAAATCATTTTTACCTACCATTGTGAGCAGGATTAGATTGATTATTGTAATTTGTAGCCTCTTTATTATCTGGGTAATTAGTGTCCTCTTCAAGCTCTGA